Proteins found in one Chroicocephalus ridibundus unplaced genomic scaffold, bChrRid1.1 SCAFFOLD_690, whole genome shotgun sequence genomic segment:
- the NEURL4 gene encoding LOW QUALITY PROTEIN: neuralized-like protein 4 (The sequence of the model RefSeq protein was modified relative to this genomic sequence to represent the inferred CDS: inserted 1 base in 1 codon; deleted 1 base in 1 codon): TGRVLGAVTGSTGVTGRVPGAVTGSTGVTGAPPRPALPPAPAPPRAQPRPDKFPDSLDPPEGGAAWAGPGAALSNEALLFHEKCGALIKLSNGHKTAERRRPLDEFNNGVVLTNRPLRDGEMFEIRIDKLVDKWSGSIEIGVTAHNPNSLEYPATMTNLRSGTIMMSGCGILTNGKGTRREYCEFSLDELQEGDHIGLTRKANNALHFYINGIDQGVATTLTPLVVYGVVDLYGMAVKVTIVHNHNHSDRLRRNNAILRALSPEGGRRPPVSPQPPAGPPAGPPPPPRLLFHPNCGQKAAVVNEGRTALRPHATDDFNHGVVLSARALRDNELFQVRIDKMVDKWAGSIEIGVTTHNPAYLQLPSTMTNLRSGTWMMTGNGVMHNGTTVLDEYGHNLDRLKAGDTVGVVRRDDGTLHFFVNGAAQGPAAWNVPPNVYAVVDLYGQAAQATIVEDGEVTSVGGDGSEGDTPGSPESPSPGGSPSDLRFHRLHGTNAVITNGGRTALRQNCRSEFNDAIVISNRALRDGELFEIVIQKMVDRWSGSIEAGVTAIRPEDLEFPNTMTDIDYDTWMLSGTAIMQDGNTMRNNYGCDLDSLGTGSRIGMMRTARGDLRYFINGADQGVACSGLPAEVYAVVDLYGQCVQVSLTGATGPADNSLATSGATEKACPLPSPAPGPCQRFHGRCGQNVALGAEGLGAARVAGYCHGLVFSRSHLRPGELFEVRIEALDERWAGSVRXGLTALPPGQGPPGPPALPATLLDLPAPPTWVVAGAEVRRNGTLTRHNYGVSLDRLAVGNRLGVRRGPDDTMHILVDGEDMGPAATGVAKNAFVALDLYGRVTAVSIVSAGGGGSGGPSPTPSPTPSPSPTAGTPLA; this comes from the exons cccccccgcccagcgctgccccccgccccagcccccccccgggcccaGCCCCGTCCCGACAAGTTCCCCGACAGCCTGGACCCCCCCGAGGGCG gcgcggcgtgggcgggccccggggccgcgctGTCCAATGAGGCGCTGCTGTTCCACGAGAAGTGCGGGGCCCTCATCAAGCTGAGCAATGGGCACAAGACGGCCGAGCGCCGGCGGCCCCTCGACGAGTTCAACAACGGCGTCGTCCTCACCAACCGGCCCCTGCGCGACGGCGAGATGTTCgag atccGTATCGACAAACTGGTGGATAAATGGTCGGGCTCCATCGAGATCGGGGTGACGGCCCATAACCCCAACAGCCTGGAGTACCCCGCCACCATGACCAACCTCCGCTCCG gcaccaTCATGATGAGCGGCTGCGGGATCCTGACCAACGGGAAGGGGACGCGGCGCGAGTACTGCGAGTTCAGCCTCGACGAGCTGCAG gaaGGGGACCACATCGGGCTGACCAGGAAAGCCAACAACGCCCTTCACTTCTACATCAACGGCATCGACCaag gggtGGCGACGACGCTGACCCCGTTGGTGGTCTACGGGGTGGTGGACCTCTACGGGATGGCGGTGAAGGTGACCATCgtccacaaccacaaccacagcGACCGCCTGCGCCGCAACAACGCCATCCTGAGGGCGTTGTCCCCCGAGGGTGGCCGAcgtcccccggtgtcccctcagccccccgctgGGCCACCGGCCgggccaccgccgcccccccgcctcctcttCCACCCCAACTGCGGGCAGAAGGCGGCCGTGGTCAACGAGGGACGCACGGCTCTGCGGCCACA cgccACGGACGACTTCAACCACGGGGTGGTGCTGAGCGCCCGGGCGCTGCGGGACAACGAGCTCTTCCAGGTCCGCATCGACAAGATGGTGGACAAGTGGGCGGGGTCCATCGAGATCGGGGTCACCACCCACAACCCCGCCTACCTCCAGCTGCCCTCCACCATGACCAACCTGCGCTCAG gcACCTGGATGATGACGGGCAACGGGGTGATGCACAACGGCACCACCGTCCTGGACGAGTACGGCCACAACCTCGACCGCCTCAAG gcgggggacacggtgggggtgGTCCGCAGGGACGATGGCACCCTCCACTTCTTCGTCAACGGGGCGGCGCAGGGACCCGCCGCTTGGAACGTCCCCCCCAACGTCTACGCCGTGGTGGACCTCTACGGCCAGGCCGCCCAGGCCACCATCGTGGAGGACGGCG AGGTGACGTCGGTGGGGGGCGATGGCTCGGAGGGTGACACCCCGGGGTCCCCCGAAAGCCCCTCCCCGGGGGGTTCCCCCAGCGACCTGCGCTTCCACCGCCTGCACGGCACCAACGCCGTCATCACCAACGGCGGGCGCACGGCGCTGCGCCAGAACTGCCGCTCCGAGTTCAACGACGCCATCGTCATCTCCAACCG ggcgcTGCGGGACGGGGAGCTCTTCGAGATCGTCATCCAGAAGATGGTGGATCGTTGGTCCGGCTCCATCGAGGCGG GCGTCACCGCCATCCGCCCCGAGGACCTGGAGTTCCCCAACACCATGACGGACATCGACTACGACACCTGGATGCtgag CGGCACGGCCATCATGCAGGACGGCAACACCATGCGGAACAACTACGGCTGCGACCTGGACTCGCTGGGGACGGGGTCGCGCATCGGGATGATGAGGACGGCGCGGGGCGACCTGCGCTACTTCATCAACGGCGCCGACCAGGGCGTCGCCTGCTCGGGGCTGCCGGCCG agGTGTACGCGGTGGTGGATCTCTACGGCCAGTGCGTCCAGGTGTCCCTCACCGGGGCCACCGGCCCGGCCGACAACAGCCTGGCCACCAGCGGGGCCACCGAGAaggcctgtcccctcccctccccag cccccgggccctGCCAGCGCTTCCACGGCCGCTGCGGGCAGAACGTGGCGCTGGGGGCCGAGGGGCTGGGGGCCGCCCGGGTGGCCGGCTACTGCCACGGCCTGGTCTTCAGCCGCTCCCACCTGCGGCCCGGAGAGCTCTTCGAG GTGCGGATCGAGGCGCTGGACGAGCGCTGGGCGGGCTCGGTGC CTGGGCTGACGGCGCTGCCCCCCGGGCAGGgcccccccggtccccccgccctccccgccacccTCCTCGACCTGCCCGCGCCCCCCACCTGGGTGGTGGCGGGGGCCGAGGTGCGGCGCAACGGCACCCTCACCCGCCACAACTACGGCGTCTCCCTCGACCGGCTggcg gtGGGGAACCGTCTGGGGGTGCGGCGC GGCCCCGACGACACGATGCACATCCTGGTGGACGGGGAGGACAtgggccccgccgccaccggcgtCGCCAAG
- the LOC134509799 gene encoding LOW QUALITY PROTEIN: basic salivary proline-rich protein 1-like (The sequence of the model RefSeq protein was modified relative to this genomic sequence to represent the inferred CDS: substituted 1 base at 1 genomic stop codon): MGRPAAHRAPKTSSNDPPKKTQEPPRTPQDPPGPLDPSNDPKKTPQDPLKAPRTPPRTPKIPPGSLKGPQDPPKNPRSLPGSPRTLPDPWTPPDPPGPSQTPGPLQXPQKTPPGSLKGPQDPSQDPQNPPQDPLKAPRTPPKIPGASQDPPRPSRTPGPLQ, translated from the exons ATGGGACGCCCGGCTGCCCACAGGgcccccaag acctcCTCCaatgacccccccaaaaaaacccaggagcctcccaggaccccccaagACCCTCCCGGACCCCTGGACCCCTCCAAtgaccccaaaaaaaccccccaggaTCCCTTGAAggcccccaggacccctcccaggacccccaaaatccccccaggATCCCTTAAaggcccccaggacccccccaaaaaccccag gagCCTCCCAGGATCCCCCAGGACCCTCCCGGACCCCTGGACCCCACCA gaccccccaggaccctcccagACCCCTGGACCCCTCCAAtgaccccaaaaaacccccccaggATCCCTTAAAggcccccaggacccctcccaggacccccaaaatcccccccaggATCCCTTAAaggcccccaggacccccccaaaaatcccag gagcctcccaggaccccccaagACCCTCCCGGACCCCTGGACCCCTCCAatga